A window from Lactiplantibacillus pentosus encodes these proteins:
- a CDS encoding glycoside-pentoside-hexuronide (GPH):cation symporter, translating into MDAEQKQSKGRKITSRLAYSFGAFGHDAFYATLSTYFIMFVTSHLFDKSSGAQGTQMIAWITMIIAGLRFVELAIDPLIGNAIDNTNSRWGHFKPWIVVGGIIGSVVLALLFTSLGGLNTSNPILYLIIFAILYITMDIFYSFKDVGFWSMIPAISFDSAEREKTATYARVGSNIGVNIVGVIVMPIVLMFSVKSNSGQGDNRGWMAFGIIIAAIALISALVVALGTKENDSELRKNTEKTTFKEVFKVLARNDQLMWLSLMYGIYTAGIAITNSLELYYFTYILGDASKFTMLGSLNAIIGIFAVLAFPPLAKKFSRRKVFFLAIVIMMISLIMFAFAGQSLPMILAAAVLFYIPQPLIFLVVLMVLSDSVEYGQLKFGHRDESLTLSVRPLLDKLGGAISNGVVGLTAVWAGMTAGATAGDVTAHGQAIFKLMMFGVPAAMILIGTFIFFKKVKLDEKMHAEIVDELEKTWSTHLETDETPAEVEAEADTKTTVYQDPVAGQLISLDEVADETFANGSMGKGFAIKPTDGRVLAPFDGEVVATFPTRHAIGLRSDTGILTLIHIGIGTVKMRGTGFVQYVEKGDHVTQGQELIEFWQPAIEKAGLDDTVMVVITNYKDMPEFKYLKTSGTTIHDDEDILQLSNVGLPDQA; encoded by the coding sequence ATGGATGCAGAACAAAAGCAGAGCAAAGGTCGGAAGATAACATCACGACTTGCTTATTCATTCGGGGCGTTCGGGCATGATGCCTTCTACGCAACGTTATCGACATACTTTATTATGTTTGTGACCTCCCACTTATTCGATAAGAGCAGTGGGGCGCAAGGGACACAAATGATTGCATGGATCACCATGATTATTGCGGGCTTGCGGTTCGTGGAACTAGCAATTGACCCACTGATTGGGAACGCCATCGATAACACCAATTCACGTTGGGGCCACTTTAAGCCATGGATCGTGGTTGGTGGGATTATCGGTTCCGTCGTTCTAGCACTGTTATTCACGAGTTTAGGCGGCTTGAACACGTCAAACCCAATTTTATATTTAATTATTTTTGCAATTTTATACATCACGATGGATATCTTCTATTCATTTAAAGACGTGGGTTTCTGGTCAATGATCCCAGCGATCTCATTTGACTCAGCCGAACGTGAAAAGACGGCGACATACGCCCGGGTTGGTTCTAATATTGGTGTCAACATTGTTGGGGTTATCGTTATGCCAATCGTTCTGATGTTCTCTGTTAAATCTAACAGTGGTCAGGGTGATAATCGTGGTTGGATGGCCTTTGGGATTATCATTGCCGCCATCGCCTTGATTTCTGCCTTAGTCGTTGCATTAGGAACTAAGGAAAATGATTCTGAATTACGTAAGAACACTGAAAAGACGACTTTCAAAGAAGTCTTCAAAGTGTTGGCACGGAACGATCAATTAATGTGGTTATCACTGATGTATGGGATTTATACGGCAGGGATCGCCATCACTAACTCACTTGAACTTTACTACTTCACCTACATTTTAGGTGATGCATCGAAATTCACGATGCTTGGCTCTTTGAACGCCATTATCGGGATCTTTGCCGTATTGGCCTTCCCACCATTAGCTAAGAAATTTAGCCGGCGGAAAGTGTTCTTCTTAGCCATCGTCATCATGATGATTTCATTGATCATGTTTGCCTTTGCTGGTCAATCATTACCAATGATCTTGGCCGCCGCTGTTCTGTTCTACATTCCACAACCATTGATTTTCTTAGTTGTTCTGATGGTTTTGAGTGATTCCGTTGAATATGGTCAATTGAAGTTCGGTCACCGTGACGAATCTTTGACCTTATCCGTTCGGCCATTGCTTGATAAATTAGGTGGCGCGATTTCTAACGGGGTCGTTGGTTTAACTGCCGTTTGGGCCGGGATGACTGCTGGTGCAACTGCCGGCGACGTGACTGCTCACGGACAAGCCATCTTCAAATTAATGATGTTTGGGGTTCCAGCTGCAATGATCCTGATTGGGACGTTCATCTTCTTCAAGAAGGTCAAATTGGACGAAAAGATGCATGCTGAAATCGTCGATGAACTTGAAAAGACTTGGTCAACTCACTTGGAAACTGATGAAACACCTGCCGAAGTTGAAGCTGAAGCTGATACTAAGACGACTGTTTATCAAGATCCAGTTGCTGGTCAATTGATCAGTTTAGATGAAGTCGCTGACGAAACTTTCGCTAACGGTAGCATGGGTAAAGGCTTTGCAATCAAACCAACTGATGGTCGTGTTTTAGCGCCATTTGATGGTGAAGTTGTTGCCACCTTCCCAACTCGGCATGCGATTGGGCTACGTTCTGACACCGGTATTTTGACGCTGATTCATATCGGGATTGGTACGGTCAAGATGCGAGGGACTGGCTTTGTTCAGTACGTCGAAAAGGGTGATCATGTCACACAAGGCCAAGAATTGATTGAATTCTGGCAACCAGCAATTGAAAAAGCTGGCCTGGATGATACCGTGATGGTCGTTATTACGAACTATAAAGATATGCCTGAATTTAAGTACCTGAAGACTTCAGGAACCACCATCCATGATGATGAAGATATTTTACAGTTATCGAATGTCGGCTTACCGGATCAAGCATAG
- a CDS encoding aldose epimerase family protein, with product METKKTVFDQLDGQDVMRYTLVNDKQTRISVLSYGGTWQEFVVNEDGVEHPLIWGLDSMADYQRVGFCLCQSIGRVAGRIGGAKFEIDGQDYNVDMNEQTHSLHGGNHGFNTLNFDGEFSQDDDSVSVTLSKHIKSTDDNYPGNMDVKIKFTLDNQDQVSIAFTGDTDAATLFNPTNHVYWNTTDDRTSLAQQQLQITSAAHLEFDDEKVPTGKKLAVKGTAYDFNQIQPVEKALAQLKAENGGIEFDDAYEVTPSATEPIAIVGDTAGKRQVKLYSDRNSLIIFTANPFDPDKQDAHEYNALATEAQTLPDAINHPDFGDIVLRPGQPVTHTIRYQYERLN from the coding sequence TTGGAAACTAAAAAAACAGTATTTGATCAACTCGATGGCCAAGATGTCATGCGTTACACGCTAGTTAATGACAAGCAGACGCGGATCTCAGTCTTGAGTTATGGCGGGACTTGGCAAGAATTTGTGGTCAATGAAGATGGCGTCGAACATCCCTTGATTTGGGGCCTCGACAGTATGGCCGATTATCAACGGGTCGGCTTCTGCCTTTGCCAATCAATCGGCCGGGTCGCTGGTCGAATCGGTGGCGCCAAGTTCGAGATCGACGGGCAAGATTATAATGTCGATATGAATGAACAGACTCATTCGCTTCATGGTGGTAACCATGGCTTTAATACCTTGAATTTCGACGGCGAGTTTAGTCAGGACGACGATAGTGTTAGTGTGACATTATCCAAGCATATCAAGTCAACTGACGATAATTACCCGGGAAATATGGACGTTAAAATCAAGTTTACTTTAGATAATCAAGACCAAGTCTCGATTGCATTTACGGGTGATACTGACGCCGCAACGCTCTTCAACCCAACGAACCACGTTTACTGGAATACGACTGATGACCGGACGAGCTTAGCACAACAACAACTTCAAATTACCAGTGCTGCTCATCTCGAATTCGATGATGAAAAGGTCCCAACGGGCAAGAAGTTGGCAGTTAAGGGCACGGCCTATGACTTTAACCAAATTCAACCAGTCGAAAAGGCGTTAGCCCAATTGAAAGCTGAAAATGGTGGCATCGAATTCGATGATGCTTATGAAGTAACGCCGAGTGCCACGGAACCAATCGCAATCGTCGGTGATACTGCGGGTAAACGCCAAGTGAAACTTTACTCTGACCGGAATAGTCTGATTATTTTCACGGCTAACCCATTCGACCCAGACAAGCAAGACGCGCATGAATACAACGCTTTAGCAACTGAAGCGCAAACCTTGCCAGATGCCATTAATCATCCTGATTTTGGCGACATCGTCTTACGTCCCGGTCAACCAGTGACCCATACGATTCGTTACCAATACGAACGTTTGAACTAG
- a CDS encoding LacI family DNA-binding transcriptional regulator yields the protein MAATLKDIANKAGVSLATVSRVLNKDQSLSVSETTRKRILDAAEALQYSKNKRHTITTARKRLAIVQWYSESKEQDDLYYMSVRMGIERRGQDNQFEVTRIFQNNLQELGPDVDAVIAVGKFSPTQVDDLAAVTDNLVFVDDDQFDAGFDSVITDFRLATEKVVDYFWQRNFHHIGFIHGSEMTTDHQQTVVDRRMLGFRAAMERRHAFDPKFVFKGDYTSESGFKMMQKAIRSLGDQLPGAFFVANDPMAAGALKALQASGIQVPERVKLFSFNNTSLATFVYPELSAVNVDTELMGATAVSLVMSRLAGRTTTQRVELGTNLVERASTK from the coding sequence ATGGCGGCAACGCTAAAAGATATTGCGAATAAAGCCGGGGTATCGTTGGCAACGGTATCGCGGGTGTTGAATAAGGATCAATCACTGTCAGTCAGTGAGACCACGCGGAAGCGCATCCTCGATGCCGCAGAAGCGTTACAATATTCTAAAAATAAGCGGCATACTATTACGACCGCACGTAAACGACTCGCGATCGTTCAGTGGTATTCCGAATCTAAGGAACAAGACGATTTGTACTATATGTCAGTGCGGATGGGAATTGAACGGCGCGGTCAGGATAATCAGTTCGAAGTTACCCGGATTTTCCAAAATAACTTGCAGGAACTGGGCCCGGACGTGGATGCAGTGATTGCGGTCGGAAAATTCAGTCCGACTCAGGTTGATGATCTCGCTGCGGTGACCGACAACTTGGTCTTCGTTGATGACGACCAGTTTGACGCCGGCTTTGACAGTGTCATAACCGATTTTCGGCTAGCAACGGAGAAGGTCGTTGATTATTTCTGGCAACGCAACTTTCATCACATTGGCTTTATTCACGGTTCAGAAATGACGACCGACCATCAGCAGACCGTCGTCGACCGACGAATGCTCGGCTTTCGGGCCGCGATGGAGCGCCGCCACGCCTTTGATCCTAAGTTTGTCTTTAAGGGCGACTACACCAGTGAGTCTGGTTTTAAGATGATGCAAAAGGCGATTCGAAGTCTGGGTGACCAATTGCCAGGCGCGTTCTTTGTCGCTAATGACCCGATGGCGGCCGGTGCACTGAAGGCCCTGCAAGCCAGTGGGATTCAGGTCCCGGAACGGGTCAAACTGTTTAGTTTTAATAACACGTCGTTAGCGACCTTTGTCTATCCTGAGCTGAGTGCGGTGAACGTGGACACTGAGCTTATGGGGGCAACTGCCGTGAGCCTGGTAATGAGCCGGTTAGCTGGGCGAACAACGACGCAACGCGTGGAATTAGGGACCAATCTAGTTGAACGTGCAAGTACCAAATAA
- a CDS encoding aldo/keto reductase: protein MYQASQTRYDQMQYNRVGQSGLKLSAIGLGLWNNFGSVDPIANQKAIIHQAFDLGITYYDLANNYGPEPGSAETNFGQIMKTDMRPYRDEMVIASKAGYVMWPGPYGNWGSRKSIIASADQSLQRTGLDYFDIFYSHRPDPETPMAETAAALDQLVRQGKTLYVGISNYNGEQTAEMTKLFEQLGTPYIIHQPRYNMFNRQAEQDLFPVLEKTHKAAVGFSSLSQGLLTDKYLHGIAANSRANKATIPFLSPVQVEQTLTTVKRLNEVAQQRGQSLAQMALAWNLREPALASVLIGASRPQQVVDNVAALDQLAFSEAELAKIDQILAEQPAIDWSAGRK, encoded by the coding sequence ATGTATCAGGCAAGTCAGACGCGTTATGATCAGATGCAATACAATCGAGTGGGGCAGAGTGGCTTAAAACTATCTGCAATCGGGCTCGGATTATGGAATAACTTTGGTAGTGTTGATCCAATTGCCAATCAAAAGGCGATCATCCATCAAGCCTTTGATCTGGGGATTACTTATTATGATTTGGCCAATAACTATGGCCCGGAACCAGGGAGTGCGGAGACCAACTTTGGTCAAATTATGAAGACCGACATGCGGCCGTACCGGGATGAGATGGTGATTGCCAGTAAAGCGGGCTATGTCATGTGGCCGGGACCATACGGCAATTGGGGGTCACGCAAGAGTATCATTGCCAGTGCTGACCAGAGCCTACAACGCACGGGACTAGACTATTTTGATATCTTCTACAGCCATCGTCCCGATCCTGAAACGCCGATGGCTGAGACCGCGGCGGCCCTGGATCAGTTGGTACGCCAGGGTAAGACACTCTACGTTGGCATTTCCAACTATAATGGAGAACAGACGGCGGAGATGACCAAACTATTTGAGCAACTCGGAACGCCGTATATTATTCATCAACCGCGCTATAACATGTTCAATCGACAGGCCGAACAAGATTTGTTCCCAGTACTGGAGAAGACACACAAAGCGGCGGTGGGGTTCAGCTCGCTATCGCAAGGTCTGTTAACAGATAAATACCTGCATGGTATCGCGGCGAACTCCAGGGCGAATAAGGCCACGATTCCATTCCTCAGTCCCGTCCAAGTTGAACAGACCCTTACGACCGTTAAACGGCTCAATGAGGTCGCTCAACAGCGGGGACAGAGTCTAGCTCAGATGGCTTTAGCGTGGAATTTACGTGAGCCCGCCTTAGCTAGTGTGCTGATTGGCGCTAGTCGGCCACAGCAGGTCGTCGACAACGTGGCGGCTTTGGACCAATTAGCATTTAGTGAAGCTGAATTAGCGAAGATTGATCAGATTTTGGCGGAACAGCCGGCCATTGATTGGTCAGCAGGACGAAAGTAA
- a CDS encoding pyridoxamine 5'-phosphate oxidase family protein → MDPKFLEVIKDTTPATIVSVNGQPAHVVNTWSHYMQLVDDHTLLIPSAGMHSIEADFAKDNHLTIAVGSYKVPGTTGTGCGFHIHGTGKFETSGAYFDQMHAKFDWIRATLVVTIEDVEQKI, encoded by the coding sequence ATGGACCCTAAATTTCTTGAAGTAATCAAAGACACCACCCCCGCAACCATCGTTTCCGTCAACGGTCAGCCAGCCCACGTCGTTAATACGTGGAGCCATTACATGCAACTAGTCGACGACCATACCCTATTGATCCCATCAGCTGGTATGCACTCAATTGAAGCCGATTTCGCAAAGGATAACCACCTGACCATTGCTGTCGGTAGTTACAAAGTGCCAGGCACAACTGGGACTGGCTGTGGTTTCCATATTCACGGCACCGGTAAGTTTGAGACTAGCGGCGCTTACTTCGATCAAATGCACGCTAAGTTCGACTGGATTCGGGCTACTTTGGTTGTGACGATTGAGGATGTGGAACAGAAGATTTAA
- a CDS encoding MFS transporter, whose amino-acid sequence MTKKKVALAFSILSMNLLLMSGSVVGAAIAAISKSFPTEPISKVQMLSSIPQLGQLVATLLFTWLTYQLTRKNIGLVAVAFVAIAGLLPAFYNSSLNMILACMVAFGFGLGLISNVVPVLLQEYFEGEERATVMGWSMGFNNIGMMASTAIGGILGGSNWRNLFWIYAVAIVIFILVFAMLPKGAKLTVNHEQGNKSKGGFLRVVKGLNKYVYIILAVSFVMSLIMMTFMSNQSIVLAAKGQGTAYTALVTAIGNLGGILTAFGLKYIRKMTRNETMAWGFISLALSFVFVVFFNNVIMHIIGNMFSGAGIVMVNATIPYELSILANKKQFPIVIAMNTLMTSIAGVTAPMILAGLHISAGNTSFVVGIIASLVIAVLLFVSRFGSRVGRAHKQQDKDCSVEGAQAHASV is encoded by the coding sequence ATGACTAAGAAAAAAGTTGCATTGGCGTTTAGCATATTGAGTATGAATTTATTGTTGATGTCTGGCTCAGTCGTTGGGGCTGCTATTGCTGCCATCAGTAAATCGTTTCCAACTGAACCAATTTCTAAAGTTCAGATGTTGAGTTCGATTCCACAACTTGGACAATTGGTTGCAACATTACTGTTCACATGGTTAACTTACCAATTGACACGTAAAAATATTGGGTTAGTTGCGGTTGCATTTGTTGCAATTGCAGGCTTGTTACCGGCATTTTATAACAGTAGTTTGAATATGATTTTAGCCTGCATGGTCGCATTTGGATTCGGATTAGGACTAATCAGTAACGTTGTACCAGTACTTTTACAAGAGTACTTTGAAGGTGAAGAACGTGCCACTGTAATGGGGTGGTCAATGGGCTTCAATAATATCGGTATGATGGCTTCAACTGCGATTGGTGGAATTTTAGGTGGCAGTAACTGGCGTAACTTATTCTGGATTTATGCGGTTGCAATCGTTATCTTCATTCTAGTATTTGCGATGTTGCCTAAAGGGGCTAAACTTACAGTCAATCATGAACAAGGCAACAAATCCAAAGGTGGCTTTTTACGAGTTGTCAAAGGATTGAATAAGTACGTATATATTATCTTAGCCGTTAGTTTTGTCATGTCCCTCATTATGATGACCTTTATGTCTAATCAATCAATCGTGTTAGCTGCTAAAGGGCAAGGAACCGCTTATACGGCACTAGTTACCGCCATCGGAAATTTAGGCGGAATTCTTACTGCTTTCGGGTTGAAATATATTCGTAAGATGACACGTAACGAAACTATGGCATGGGGCTTCATTTCCTTGGCATTATCATTTGTATTCGTCGTTTTCTTTAATAATGTTATCATGCACATCATTGGAAATATGTTCTCAGGAGCCGGAATTGTGATGGTTAATGCTACGATTCCATACGAATTATCCATTTTGGCTAATAAGAAACAGTTCCCAATCGTTATCGCAATGAATACCTTAATGACTTCGATTGCCGGTGTTACTGCACCGATGATTCTAGCAGGATTGCATATTAGTGCTGGGAACACTTCATTCGTCGTAGGTATTATCGCAAGTCTAGTGATTGCCGTCCTATTATTTGTAAGTCGGTTTGGTTCACGCGTCGGCCGCGCCCACAAACAGCAAGATAAAGACTGTTCTGTTGAAGGTGCGCAAGCGCATGCTAGCGTCTAA
- a CDS encoding glycoside hydrolase family 2 TIM barrel-domain containing protein, with amino-acid sequence MRVKKYLNDDWQFHSGELKVPFKTAKKAHALGGLTAALPAESEHRILPSAGGVHFLKLIAQGNVEMGLRNLAGTDLTSHLDSSWQTVTLPHDWKVAQPFVNNPANLMSGSKADGVGYYRRVFELPTELFKSHRLILHFDGVMRMADIWLNGAYLAHNNSGYTAIDLDITEMANYGDEGPNVLLVRADTTTGPEGWWYEGAGIYRSVWLEQVPYVSLNEKSLYVYTKSLAESSADLGIECSVENHTDNPQVVQPTVEINEEKISLEKVTIPAHEQHLYRANYSLKNPMLWTPETPNLYTARFKITDDLVQKEFGVHTFKYNENGFYLNGNRYELHGICEHQDFGGVGVALDQDIVSYKVSQMKRMGVNAWRSAHHFASEELLTACDRLGMLVINENRLLESTPWRVNDLEKMVMASRMHASIGFWSVANEELIGNTALGERVAKKLVQTIKKCDYEHLVMSAELLNPEGTVDEDYLKNFDVLGVNYPEAGVMGAGAELIKQNHPHLPMMSTENASYFSTRGVYKDDAEKCQCNNFGSMYSMVLPGKRKAGDPGVGGTAHPETVMDYFRQHSYMGGVFLWTAFDYYGEPSPFEWPGIGSQFGICDNCGFPKDYYYYYQAHWTSDDMIHVMPAWKRDALELDSDGKVAVRAFSNAQYAELFVNGISYGRKALDDCEVNWRVPYADGELKVCADNGGEVVASDCRHTSDIAKKVNVSSVYRGVQDTLYEISAVDQNGYLAIDSNDPVDLSIQDGTIIGTGNGNPANIETPVLNQVRLFNGRALVIVRRVGSQVELTAKLKTARHG; translated from the coding sequence ATGCGTGTGAAAAAATATTTAAATGATGATTGGCAATTTCATTCGGGGGAGCTGAAGGTCCCTTTTAAGACTGCTAAGAAGGCCCATGCACTTGGTGGACTAACTGCAGCGTTACCTGCAGAAAGTGAGCATCGCATCCTGCCAAGTGCTGGTGGCGTCCATTTCCTAAAGTTAATTGCTCAAGGAAATGTGGAGATGGGGCTAAGAAATCTAGCTGGAACGGATTTAACTAGTCATCTGGATAGCTCTTGGCAGACTGTTACATTGCCTCATGATTGGAAAGTTGCGCAACCCTTTGTTAATAATCCAGCCAATTTAATGAGTGGTTCTAAGGCGGATGGTGTCGGATATTATCGTCGCGTCTTTGAGTTACCTACAGAATTATTTAAAAGTCACCGATTAATTTTACATTTTGACGGTGTAATGCGTATGGCAGACATTTGGTTAAATGGTGCTTATCTCGCACATAATAATAGCGGGTACACAGCCATTGATCTGGATATCACTGAAATGGCCAATTATGGTGACGAAGGGCCGAATGTATTGCTAGTGCGGGCGGACACAACGACTGGTCCTGAAGGTTGGTGGTATGAAGGTGCAGGTATATACAGGTCAGTTTGGCTAGAGCAGGTCCCTTATGTGTCCTTAAATGAGAAGAGCCTCTATGTCTATACTAAGTCTCTAGCTGAAAGCAGCGCTGATCTAGGTATTGAGTGTTCTGTTGAAAATCACACCGATAACCCACAAGTCGTTCAGCCTACTGTCGAAATCAATGAAGAAAAGATCAGTCTTGAAAAAGTGACTATTCCGGCTCACGAACAACATTTATATCGTGCAAACTACTCATTGAAAAATCCGATGCTGTGGACGCCTGAGACACCTAATTTATACACAGCTCGTTTTAAGATTACTGATGATTTGGTGCAGAAGGAGTTTGGCGTCCATACCTTCAAGTATAACGAGAATGGTTTTTATTTGAATGGCAATCGATATGAACTGCATGGCATTTGTGAACATCAAGATTTTGGTGGTGTGGGTGTTGCACTAGATCAAGATATTGTCAGCTATAAGGTGTCACAAATGAAACGGATGGGTGTCAATGCATGGCGGAGTGCACATCACTTTGCCTCCGAAGAGCTATTGACAGCATGTGACCGTTTAGGAATGCTGGTTATTAATGAAAATCGACTACTGGAAAGTACTCCGTGGCGCGTGAACGATTTGGAAAAGATGGTCATGGCAAGTCGCATGCATGCCTCTATCGGCTTCTGGTCAGTTGCAAACGAAGAGTTGATTGGTAACACAGCTCTGGGTGAACGAGTTGCCAAAAAACTGGTTCAGACTATTAAAAAATGTGATTATGAACACCTAGTCATGTCCGCAGAACTGTTGAATCCTGAAGGTACCGTGGACGAGGATTATTTAAAGAATTTTGATGTCTTGGGTGTTAATTATCCTGAAGCCGGTGTCATGGGTGCGGGCGCAGAACTGATCAAGCAAAACCATCCGCACCTCCCAATGATGAGTACTGAAAATGCGTCATACTTTTCAACACGGGGCGTGTACAAAGATGATGCTGAAAAGTGTCAGTGTAATAATTTTGGCTCGATGTATTCGATGGTCTTACCTGGTAAACGGAAAGCTGGCGATCCCGGAGTAGGTGGAACTGCACATCCAGAAACTGTCATGGATTATTTCCGTCAACATTCATATATGGGTGGTGTGTTCTTGTGGACGGCATTTGACTATTATGGTGAACCATCCCCATTTGAATGGCCTGGAATTGGCTCACAATTTGGGATTTGTGATAATTGTGGTTTCCCGAAGGATTATTACTATTATTATCAAGCACATTGGACTAGTGATGACATGATTCATGTGATGCCAGCTTGGAAACGTGATGCTTTAGAGTTGGACTCAGATGGGAAAGTTGCGGTGCGGGCGTTTAGCAATGCCCAGTATGCCGAACTATTTGTTAATGGCATTAGCTATGGTCGAAAAGCGCTCGATGACTGTGAAGTTAACTGGCGTGTTCCATATGCTGATGGTGAGTTAAAAGTCTGTGCAGATAATGGCGGAGAAGTTGTTGCTAGTGATTGTCGGCATACGAGTGATATTGCGAAAAAGGTTAATGTTTCGAGTGTTTACCGTGGTGTACAGGATACGCTGTATGAAATTAGTGCTGTCGATCAGAACGGTTATTTGGCAATCGATTCAAATGATCCAGTAGATCTGAGCATTCAAGACGGAACGATTATTGGTACTGGAAACGGCAATCCTGCAAATATTGAAACACCAGTATTAAATCAAGTCAGATTGTTTAATGGGCGTGCTTTAGTGATTGTTCGTCGAGTTGGATCACAAGTCGAACTGACTGCAAAATTAAAAACGGCACGTCATGGTTAG
- a CDS encoding AraC family transcriptional regulator, producing MPHNYFEQITSSNKRAIIATQMPLALFYKQRLNNKVLYTMVQSGQVKSFEAADYSQPHQDEDFELMYVLKGQLTNFIEGQEFYFKAGDGCLLPPQITHAESLDIGCTVIFINLSQPLLRTLLDAITSTGTIFSFLNQNLKSNNQWKRNYLEITRTIPVPYETFQIIMDSLQQEVATKKIGATYFQHGLVLRLLSALEDTARFNIKNVDLDASKEDYLVHRVIHFIDERLGQASRADIQEHLHYNAEYLNRLLKKQTGQTLTEYAQLVRLQKAKQLLVATNLKINAIAEQLGFNSETYFYHYFKKSTNLSPNQYRHRFK from the coding sequence ATGCCACATAATTATTTTGAACAGATCACATCTAGTAATAAGCGGGCAATCATTGCAACCCAGATGCCGTTAGCACTCTTTTATAAACAGCGATTAAACAATAAGGTTCTCTACACAATGGTCCAATCTGGACAGGTCAAATCTTTTGAAGCAGCTGATTATTCGCAACCTCATCAGGACGAAGACTTTGAGTTAATGTATGTACTTAAAGGACAATTAACCAACTTCATTGAAGGCCAAGAATTCTATTTCAAAGCAGGCGATGGTTGTCTTCTTCCTCCTCAGATTACGCATGCGGAGTCATTAGATATCGGATGTACCGTTATTTTTATTAACCTATCACAACCGCTATTGAGGACCCTGCTGGACGCAATCACCAGTACTGGCACCATCTTCAGTTTTTTAAATCAAAATCTAAAATCAAATAACCAGTGGAAGCGTAACTATCTAGAAATCACTCGAACCATACCAGTGCCCTATGAAACTTTTCAAATTATCATGGATTCATTACAACAGGAAGTCGCAACTAAGAAAATTGGCGCGACTTACTTTCAGCATGGGTTGGTCTTACGGTTGTTAAGCGCTCTTGAAGATACGGCCCGATTTAATATCAAAAACGTGGACTTAGATGCTTCAAAGGAGGACTATCTCGTCCACCGCGTCATCCACTTTATTGACGAACGTTTAGGTCAAGCCTCTAGAGCCGATATTCAAGAACACCTGCATTACAACGCAGAATATCTAAACCGATTGCTCAAGAAACAGACTGGTCAGACCCTCACCGAATACGCCCAATTAGTCCGTCTCCAAAAAGCAAAACAACTCTTAGTTGCCACCAACTTAAAAATAAATGCGATAGCCGAACAACTTGGCTTTAACAGTGAGACTTATTTTTATCATTATTTTAAAAAAAGCACGAACCTATCCCCCAATCAATATCGTCACCGTTTCAAATAA